A genome region from Nocardia sp. NBC_00565 includes the following:
- a CDS encoding DUF3592 domain-containing protein: MDHARILRIVLGVTAGYLVLLGLWLGWLLPHTPPGTEAFQIVALVGLFGSCVGVGMLLAARPSRADRQLWRHGLEGWATIESAHTLQRTDHHTELTEFDLELVVPGSESYHGTIVFDVTPADKPRLAVGETISIRVDPANRDRIILVLEQ; this comes from the coding sequence ATGGACCACGCGCGCATTCTCCGCATAGTGCTCGGGGTGACCGCCGGGTATTTGGTGCTGCTCGGGCTCTGGCTGGGCTGGCTGCTACCGCATACGCCGCCGGGGACCGAGGCATTTCAGATCGTCGCACTGGTCGGCCTGTTCGGTTCGTGCGTCGGCGTCGGCATGCTGTTGGCCGCGCGGCCCTCGCGCGCGGATCGGCAACTGTGGCGGCACGGGTTGGAGGGCTGGGCGACCATCGAGAGCGCACACACGCTACAACGCACCGATCACCACACCGAACTGACCGAATTCGATCTCGAACTGGTCGTGCCCGGTTCCGAAAGTTACCACGGGACAATCGTTTTCGACGTAACCCCGGCCGACAAACCGCGCCTGGCAGTCGGTGAGACCATCTCCATCCGCGTCGACCCCGCCAACCGCGACCGAATCATCCTCGTGCTGGAGCAGTAA
- a CDS encoding TrmH family RNA methyltransferase, protein MNHPAPDTAEQPGPTEWGEHPHGVGPWAEEHDEAPPRDPRFDPELLAGGDRRNVVDAYRYWTREAIIADIDRRRHPFHVAIENFGHDANIGTVVRTANAFAAAAVHIVGRRRWNRRGAMVTDRYQHIEHHTDIGELVAFAAHADLTVVAVDNVPGSVPLETVELPRRCLLLFGQEGPGVTEHAKGAAQLTVSIAQFGSTRSINAGVAAGIAMHAWIRQHADLTSAW, encoded by the coding sequence GTGAACCACCCCGCGCCGGATACGGCCGAACAGCCAGGACCCACCGAATGGGGCGAGCATCCGCACGGTGTCGGGCCATGGGCCGAGGAGCACGACGAGGCGCCGCCGCGGGATCCCCGATTCGATCCGGAGCTGCTCGCGGGCGGTGACCGCCGCAATGTCGTGGACGCTTACCGCTACTGGACGCGCGAGGCGATCATCGCCGATATCGACCGACGCAGGCACCCGTTCCACGTGGCCATCGAGAACTTCGGGCACGACGCGAATATCGGCACCGTCGTGCGCACCGCCAATGCCTTCGCCGCGGCGGCCGTGCACATCGTCGGCAGGCGACGCTGGAATCGCCGCGGCGCCATGGTCACCGACCGCTATCAGCACATCGAGCATCACACCGATATCGGCGAGTTGGTTGCCTTCGCCGCGCACGCGGACCTGACGGTGGTGGCGGTGGACAATGTGCCGGGCTCGGTCCCGCTGGAAACCGTCGAATTGCCGCGCCGCTGCCTGCTGTTGTTCGGGCAGGAGGGTCCCGGTGTCACCGAACATGCGAAGGGTGCGGCCCAGCTGACGGTTTCGATCGCGCAGTTCGGTTCGACCCGCAGTATCAATGCCGGAGTCGCGGCCGGTATCGCCATGCACGCGTGGATCCGGCAACATGCCGATTTGACGTCAGCTTGGTAA
- the fbaA gene encoding class II fructose-bisphosphate aldolase, whose amino-acid sequence MPIATPEVYAEMLGRAKANSFAFPAINCTSSETVNAAIKGFADAGSDGIIQFSTGGAEFGSGLGVKDMVVGATALAEFAHVIAARYDVTIALHTDHCPKDKLDTFVRPLIAISQERVNAGQNPLFQSHMWDGSAIPIDENLEIAKELLKATNAANIILEVEIGVVGGEEDGVEAEINEKLYTSPEDFQKTIDALGAGENGKYLLAATFGNVHGVYKPGNVVLKPDVLAEGQRVAAAKLGLAADAQPFDFVFHGGSGSLKSEIEDSLRFGVVKMNVDTDTQYAFTRPIAGHMFTNYDGVLKIDGEVGNKKTYDPRGYLKKGEAAMAARVVEACNDLKSAGRSISA is encoded by the coding sequence GTGCCCATCGCGACTCCGGAGGTCTACGCCGAGATGCTCGGTCGGGCCAAAGCGAACTCCTTTGCCTTCCCGGCCATCAACTGCACCTCCTCGGAAACCGTCAACGCGGCCATCAAGGGCTTCGCCGACGCGGGCAGCGATGGCATCATCCAGTTCTCCACCGGTGGTGCGGAATTCGGCTCGGGCCTGGGCGTGAAGGATATGGTCGTCGGCGCGACCGCGCTGGCCGAGTTCGCGCATGTGATCGCCGCGCGCTACGACGTGACCATCGCGCTGCACACCGACCACTGCCCCAAGGACAAGCTGGACACTTTCGTGCGCCCGCTGATCGCCATCTCCCAGGAGCGGGTGAACGCCGGACAGAACCCGCTGTTCCAGTCGCATATGTGGGACGGCTCCGCGATCCCGATCGATGAGAACCTGGAGATCGCCAAGGAGCTGCTCAAGGCGACCAACGCCGCGAACATCATCCTCGAGGTGGAGATCGGCGTCGTCGGCGGCGAAGAGGACGGCGTCGAGGCCGAGATCAACGAGAAGCTCTACACCTCGCCCGAGGACTTCCAGAAGACCATCGACGCGCTCGGCGCGGGCGAGAACGGCAAGTACCTGCTCGCCGCGACCTTCGGCAATGTGCACGGCGTGTACAAGCCGGGCAATGTGGTGCTCAAGCCCGACGTGCTGGCCGAGGGCCAGCGGGTGGCCGCCGCGAAGTTGGGCCTCGCGGCCGACGCGCAGCCGTTCGATTTCGTCTTCCACGGCGGTTCGGGCTCGCTGAAGTCCGAGATCGAGGATTCGCTGCGGTTCGGTGTGGTGAAGATGAACGTCGACACCGACACCCAGTACGCGTTCACCCGGCCGATCGCCGGTCACATGTTCACCAATTACGACGGTGTGCTCAAGATCGACGGCGAGGTCGGCAATAAGAAGACCTACGATCCGCGCGGCTACCTGAAGAAGGGCGAGGCCGCCATGGCGGCGCGTGTCGTCGAGGCGTGCAATGATCTGAAGTCCGCAGGACGCTCGATCAGCGCCTGA
- a CDS encoding SDR family NAD(P)-dependent oxidoreductase, whose protein sequence is MTDSPARLPGAIRPVALITGPTSGIGHGFAVRLARLGYDLVLVARDEERLNALAAELERKFATRSEVLVADLADAADRDRVVARATDGIEFLVNNAGFGQSGEFWTQPPEQVQAQLDVNVTAVVQLTRAVLPSMIAAAKGSVVNVASVAGLIPGRGSTYSASKAYVVSFSEGLAGGLAGTGVRVQALCPGFVHTEFHERAGIEMSSLPKQLWLSVDQVVAGSLRDLEKDRVLSVPGVQYKVVTTVAGMIPRPLAARLNRGLFNARGRT, encoded by the coding sequence ATGACAGATAGTCCTGCGCGCCTGCCCGGCGCCATCCGTCCTGTCGCGCTGATCACCGGACCGACCTCCGGTATCGGGCACGGGTTCGCCGTGCGACTGGCCAGGCTCGGCTATGACCTAGTCCTCGTCGCCCGCGACGAGGAGCGGCTCAATGCCCTAGCGGCGGAACTAGAGCGGAAATTCGCCACCCGTTCGGAGGTGCTGGTCGCCGATCTGGCCGACGCCGCCGATCGGGACCGAGTCGTCGCGCGCGCCACCGACGGCATCGAATTCCTGGTCAACAACGCGGGATTCGGGCAGTCCGGGGAGTTCTGGACGCAGCCGCCCGAGCAGGTGCAGGCCCAACTGGACGTCAATGTCACCGCGGTGGTGCAGCTCACCAGGGCCGTCCTGCCCTCGATGATCGCGGCGGCGAAGGGTTCGGTCGTCAATGTCGCCAGCGTCGCGGGTCTGATCCCCGGACGTGGCTCGACGTATTCGGCCTCCAAGGCCTACGTCGTATCCTTCAGCGAGGGGTTGGCGGGCGGATTGGCCGGAACCGGTGTTCGAGTCCAGGCGCTGTGCCCCGGATTCGTGCACACCGAATTCCATGAGCGAGCCGGTATCGAGATGTCTTCGCTGCCGAAACAGCTGTGGTTGAGCGTCGACCAGGTTGTCGCCGGTTCGCTGCGTGATCTGGAGAAGGACCGGGTGCTGAGTGTGCCCGGTGTGCAGTACAAGGTGGTCACCACCGTCGCCGGAATGATCCCGCGACCGCTGGCGGCCCGACTGAATCGCGGCCTGTTCAACGCACGCGGAAGGACTTAA
- the pyrE gene encoding orotate phosphoribosyltransferase, with translation MIDQASNAAVSTEDRDRLAALVRELAVVHGRVTLSSGKEADYYVDLRRATLHHGAGPLIGKLLRELVADWDFEAVGGLTMGADPVALAVMHAPGRPIDAFVVRKAAKTHGMQRQIEGPDIVGKRVLVVEDTTTTGNSPLTAVRALREAGATVVGVATVVDRETGADQVIAAEGLEYRSILGLKDLALG, from the coding sequence ATGATCGACCAGGCAAGCAACGCTGCCGTTTCGACCGAGGACCGAGACAGATTGGCGGCGTTGGTGCGCGAGCTCGCCGTCGTGCACGGCAGAGTCACGCTGTCCTCGGGCAAGGAGGCCGACTACTACGTCGACCTGCGTCGCGCCACCCTGCACCACGGCGCCGGACCGCTGATCGGCAAGCTACTGCGCGAACTGGTGGCGGACTGGGATTTCGAGGCCGTCGGCGGTCTCACCATGGGCGCGGATCCGGTCGCGCTGGCCGTCATGCACGCGCCGGGCCGCCCGATCGACGCCTTCGTGGTGCGCAAGGCCGCCAAGACGCACGGCATGCAGCGCCAGATCGAAGGCCCGGACATCGTCGGCAAGCGGGTGCTCGTCGTCGAGGACACCACGACCACCGGGAATTCACCGCTGACCGCCGTGCGCGCGCTGCGCGAGGCGGGCGCGACCGTGGTCGGCGTCGCGACCGTGGTGGATCGGGAGACCGGCGCTGATCAGGTGATCGCGGCCGAGGGGCTGGAGTACCGGTCCATCCTCGGACTGAAGGATCTTGCCCTCGGCTAA
- a CDS encoding lysoplasmalogenase translates to MRPFRAGFLAAAAVTVFGAVTGRDKLQWIAKPLMMPLLAADVGTDPAALDPVDRTVLLGALGAATLGDVLLIEPDNDRRLIAGASSFAVMQTGYSVLWWRRGGRPRPEIALPRVVAWLGAAALMRAKAPTVAAPLTAYGATLGSAAVLASDPGLAPGAKNIGGLNIPSSDPRSRLGLGALLFTVSDGLIVLRRLFVHGERSRRVAEGVILATYAAAQYLLADPRAHASALGGVTAPARG, encoded by the coding sequence GTGCGCCCCTTCCGTGCCGGATTCCTCGCGGCCGCGGCGGTGACCGTATTCGGCGCGGTCACCGGCCGAGACAAACTGCAGTGGATCGCGAAGCCGCTGATGATGCCGCTGCTGGCGGCGGATGTCGGGACCGATCCGGCGGCGCTGGATCCGGTCGACCGGACGGTGCTGCTCGGTGCGCTCGGCGCCGCGACGCTCGGTGATGTGCTGTTGATCGAGCCGGATAACGATCGGCGGCTGATCGCGGGTGCGTCGTCGTTCGCGGTGATGCAGACCGGATATTCGGTGCTGTGGTGGCGCCGTGGCGGGCGGCCGCGTCCGGAGATCGCACTGCCGCGGGTGGTGGCCTGGCTCGGGGCCGCGGCGCTGATGCGGGCGAAGGCGCCGACCGTTGCGGCTCCGCTGACGGCTTACGGTGCGACACTGGGCAGCGCGGCCGTGCTCGCCTCCGATCCCGGGTTGGCTCCGGGTGCGAAAAACATTGGCGGGCTGAATATTCCGAGCTCCGATCCACGCAGTCGGCTCGGCCTCGGTGCGCTGCTGTTCACCGTCTCCGACGGGCTGATCGTGTTGCGTCGCCTCTTCGTGCACGGTGAGCGCTCCCGGCGGGTCGCCGAGGGCGTCATCCTCGCCACCTACGCCGCCGCCCAGTACCTCCTCGCCGACCCCCGCGCACATGCCTCGGCGTTGGGCGGAGTTACTGCTCCAGCACGAGGATGA
- a CDS encoding DUF5666 domain-containing protein gives MTNPNDPWAQRPEDAPTEHIGPPGRSGFEQPSHTTEYTEAYGQGGVYPSTEQFEPWAPPPANATKEFPPYESQPQWGGYESGYGEPWASGTQNPTQVGGFAVPGAQYPPGGLPPGGLPPDQQQQPPRKRNTGLWIALGLGVILLIGAASVVAGALLGGKDSSSTAASTSAFPTTGRQPGGTAPSGQPTPTRVTPTIPGLGGIDDLGATMGTITANTGGQLTLDTLGGAPVTVRTTDKTQVISLTGSKVADLPVGDMVMVQGDKVADGSIDAKIIISTAMPGGTR, from the coding sequence ATGACGAATCCCAACGATCCTTGGGCTCAGCGACCGGAGGATGCGCCGACGGAGCACATCGGTCCGCCGGGTAGGTCGGGATTCGAGCAGCCGTCGCATACGACGGAGTACACCGAAGCGTATGGCCAGGGCGGGGTTTATCCGTCTACCGAGCAATTCGAGCCGTGGGCTCCGCCGCCGGCCAACGCGACCAAGGAATTTCCGCCGTATGAGAGTCAGCCCCAGTGGGGCGGGTACGAGAGCGGCTATGGCGAACCGTGGGCCTCGGGTACGCAGAATCCGACGCAGGTCGGCGGGTTTGCCGTGCCGGGCGCGCAGTATCCGCCCGGCGGGCTGCCACCGGGCGGACTACCGCCGGATCAGCAGCAGCAGCCGCCGCGCAAGCGCAACACCGGGCTGTGGATTGCCCTCGGACTCGGCGTGATCCTGTTGATCGGCGCCGCAAGCGTGGTCGCGGGTGCGCTGCTCGGCGGTAAGGATTCGTCCTCGACCGCCGCGAGCACCTCGGCGTTCCCGACCACGGGACGTCAGCCAGGCGGCACCGCGCCCTCGGGGCAGCCGACGCCCACCCGGGTCACCCCGACCATTCCGGGGCTCGGCGGTATCGACGATCTGGGCGCGACCATGGGCACGATCACCGCCAATACCGGCGGCCAGCTGACCCTCGACACCTTGGGGGGAGCACCGGTCACGGTGCGCACCACCGATAAGACCCAGGTGATCTCGCTGACCGGGTCGAAGGTGGCCGATCTACCGGTCGGTGACATGGTGATGGTGCAGGGCGACAAGGTCGCGGACGGTTCGATCGACGCGAAGATCATCATCAGCACGGCGATGCCCGGAGGCACGCGGTGA
- a CDS encoding beta-ketoacyl-ACP synthase 3 — protein MVSIAVNKSRENVAMLGIGAYRPKRLVSNEEVCEVLDSTPEWIYERTGVRNRRWISGDETLQSISAAAGERAIKNSGIDRSEIGALILATSSWLTLTPHGAPKVANDLGMNGIAAFDLTSGCGGFGYGLGVAADLIRAGSAEYVLLIGAETMTVGLDPTDRGTAMIFGDGAGAVVVGPSEENGISPTVWGSDGENASAIAQDVDFLEYMERAQALQGTDPAVEPVGRMSLRMEGPRVFRWAAVTLPRALASALEVSGVSKEDIEVFIPHQANARINELMKKNLGLADDIPVANDIENTGNTSAASIPLAMEEMLVTGKAKGGQTALLLGFGAGLSYAGQVVTLPPAPTEPSFSV, from the coding sequence GTGGTGAGCATCGCAGTCAATAAGAGCCGAGAAAATGTCGCGATGCTCGGCATCGGTGCTTACCGTCCGAAACGCCTGGTCAGCAATGAAGAGGTGTGCGAGGTCCTGGACTCCACCCCCGAATGGATCTACGAGCGCACCGGCGTACGCAACCGCCGCTGGATCAGCGGTGACGAGACGTTGCAGTCGATCTCGGCGGCCGCCGGTGAGCGCGCGATCAAGAACAGCGGCATCGACCGGTCCGAGATCGGCGCGCTGATCCTGGCCACCTCGAGCTGGCTGACGCTGACCCCGCACGGTGCGCCCAAGGTCGCCAACGATCTGGGGATGAACGGGATCGCGGCCTTCGATCTGACCTCCGGCTGCGGTGGTTTCGGCTACGGCCTCGGGGTCGCCGCCGATCTGATCCGGGCGGGCTCGGCCGAATATGTGCTGCTGATCGGCGCCGAGACGATGACCGTCGGACTCGATCCGACCGATCGCGGCACCGCGATGATCTTCGGTGACGGCGCGGGCGCGGTGGTGGTCGGCCCGAGCGAGGAGAACGGCATCTCCCCGACGGTGTGGGGCAGCGACGGCGAGAACGCGTCGGCGATCGCGCAGGATGTCGACTTTCTGGAGTACATGGAGCGGGCACAGGCGCTGCAGGGCACCGATCCGGCCGTCGAGCCGGTCGGCCGGATGTCGCTGCGCATGGAGGGGCCGCGCGTATTCCGTTGGGCGGCGGTCACTTTGCCGCGCGCGCTGGCCTCCGCGCTGGAGGTGTCCGGGGTGTCGAAGGAGGACATCGAGGTGTTCATCCCGCATCAGGCCAACGCGCGCATCAACGAGTTGATGAAGAAGAACCTCGGGCTGGCCGATGACATCCCGGTCGCCAATGACATCGAGAACACCGGCAACACCTCCGCCGCCTCCATCCCGCTGGCGATGGAGGAGATGCTGGTGACCGGTAAGGCCAAGGGCGGCCAGACAGCGCTGCTGCTCGGCTTCGGCGCCGGTCTGAGCTACGCGGGTCAGGTGGTCACGCTGCCGCCCGCCCCGACCGAGCCTAGCTTCAGTGTCTGA
- a CDS encoding DedA family protein, which yields MYLLQETWLKNAVLPAILVIVFIETGLLFPILPGDSLLFTGGLLSAQPDPPVSIWVLVPAVAITAFAGDQCAYWIGRAIGPALFHKEDTRFFKKHYVTQTHEFFEKHGPKTIILARFVPIVRTFMPVLAGVSKMDYRKYVAFDIVGAVLWGGGVTVLGYFLGNVAAIRDHIEAIFLLIVLISVLPGIIAVAKKLLNRDVDKSEAGRQDAELTASTNDSTR from the coding sequence ATGTACCTGCTCCAGGAAACGTGGCTCAAGAACGCGGTACTGCCCGCGATCCTGGTGATCGTCTTCATCGAGACCGGTCTGCTCTTCCCGATCCTCCCCGGTGATTCCCTGTTGTTCACCGGTGGTCTGCTCTCGGCGCAGCCCGATCCGCCGGTGTCGATCTGGGTGCTGGTGCCCGCCGTCGCGATCACCGCGTTCGCCGGTGACCAATGCGCGTATTGGATCGGCCGGGCCATCGGGCCCGCGCTGTTCCACAAGGAAGACACGCGGTTTTTCAAGAAGCACTACGTCACGCAGACGCACGAATTCTTCGAGAAGCACGGGCCGAAGACCATCATCCTGGCCCGCTTCGTGCCGATCGTGCGCACCTTCATGCCGGTGCTCGCCGGTGTGTCGAAGATGGATTACCGCAAGTACGTCGCCTTCGACATCGTCGGCGCGGTCCTGTGGGGCGGCGGCGTCACCGTGCTGGGCTACTTCCTCGGCAATGTCGCGGCCATCCGCGACCACATCGAGGCCATCTTCCTGCTCATCGTGCTCATCTCGGTGCTGCCCGGCATCATCGCCGTGGCGAAGAAACTGCTGAACCGCGATGTCGACAAGTCCGAGGCCGGGCGGCAAGATGCCGAACTGACCGCCTCGACGAATGATTCGACCCGCTGA
- a CDS encoding DUF4190 domain-containing protein yields MNYPPPPQYGAPYGYPAYGPPQDHPQAVTILILGILGLLLCQFLGPVAWVMGKKALNEIDASGGAIGGRGSVQAGYICGIISSVLLILSILFIVVMVILAASGALDSSSSTY; encoded by the coding sequence ATGAACTATCCGCCGCCACCGCAGTACGGGGCACCGTATGGATATCCAGCCTACGGTCCGCCGCAGGACCACCCGCAGGCCGTGACGATCCTGATTCTCGGCATCCTCGGTCTGCTGCTGTGCCAGTTCCTCGGACCGGTCGCGTGGGTGATGGGTAAGAAGGCGCTCAACGAGATCGACGCCTCGGGCGGTGCGATCGGTGGTCGCGGCAGCGTGCAGGCCGGGTACATCTGCGGCATCATCTCCTCGGTGCTGCTGATCCTCAGCATCCTGTTCATCGTGGTCATGGTGATCCTCGCCGCCAGCGGCGCCCTCGACAGCTCGTCGTCCACCTACTAG
- a CDS encoding DedA family protein, whose product MIRPAELVSTAQLPLAVGSFDPLTSAGPALVWTVVLTFVFLECALIIGLFLPGDSMLITAGIVMASNATGEAHVWALSVGAMIAAVAGNQVGYVIGHRTGHHLVARKNGRYINTRNLRRVTELLQRHGFLAVLISRWIPWVRTLCPVVAGAAQMNHRKYTLASTIGAIIWAPVLLLIGYYAGSFLERVPWLEPMVIGTLVVGLIIGTALGIRHYRQEIAKPAEDFDLESAPSGVLETEC is encoded by the coding sequence ATGATTCGACCCGCTGAGCTGGTGTCTACCGCGCAGTTGCCCCTAGCAGTGGGCAGTTTCGATCCGCTGACCTCGGCGGGCCCCGCGCTCGTCTGGACGGTGGTGCTGACCTTCGTCTTCCTCGAGTGCGCGTTGATCATCGGGCTGTTCCTGCCCGGTGACTCGATGCTGATCACCGCGGGCATCGTGATGGCGTCGAATGCCACCGGCGAGGCACACGTCTGGGCGCTTTCGGTCGGCGCGATGATCGCGGCCGTCGCCGGAAACCAGGTCGGTTACGTCATCGGGCATCGCACCGGCCACCATTTGGTGGCCAGGAAGAACGGCCGCTACATCAACACCCGCAACCTGCGGCGGGTCACCGAGTTGCTGCAGCGACATGGTTTCCTCGCGGTGCTCATCTCGCGCTGGATTCCGTGGGTGCGCACGCTGTGCCCGGTGGTCGCGGGCGCGGCGCAGATGAACCACCGCAAATACACCCTGGCCAGCACGATCGGCGCGATCATCTGGGCGCCGGTACTGCTGCTGATCGGCTATTACGCGGGCAGTTTCCTGGAGCGGGTGCCGTGGCTGGAGCCGATGGTCATCGGCACCTTGGTGGTCGGACTGATCATCGGGACGGCGCTGGGCATCCGGCACTACCGGCAGGAGATCGCCAAACCCGCCGAGGATTTCGATCTCGAATCCGCGCCGTCCGGCGTGCTCGAGACCGAGTGCTGA
- a CDS encoding glycoside hydrolase family 76 protein, which translates to MAESAIVSRHLRALWALPGTELGVVGWPATRRERAFASWHYWWQAHLIDCAVDAANRAPTPVRRRRIAAIARAHRLRNVTGWTNDYYDDMAWLAIALERAERTQDIDVRGGLIALEKELYGAWDPARGGGVPWRVDSDYFNAPANGPAAIALLRLGRHVRAQEMADWIDATLLDKESGLILDGIHLPSGEIERPAFTYCQGVVLGLEAELAVHTGEERHSERVHRLLIAVEEQMTTGGVINGGGGGDGGLFNGILARYLAVVALMLPGEDREQVADRRNAAAIVRASATAAWANRLEVEGEPLFGHDWSKPTQLPGGRSGAGHFTAGGSVTSSRVPERDMSVQLSGWLLMEAAYQVSAAGL; encoded by the coding sequence ATGGCGGAGTCCGCGATCGTCTCTCGGCACCTGCGCGCGCTATGGGCCCTTCCCGGAACGGAATTGGGCGTGGTCGGCTGGCCGGCGACCCGGCGTGAGCGCGCCTTCGCGTCCTGGCACTACTGGTGGCAGGCGCATCTGATCGACTGCGCGGTCGACGCCGCCAACCGGGCACCGACCCCGGTGCGGCGCAGGCGCATTGCCGCCATCGCGCGCGCCCATCGACTGCGCAATGTCACCGGGTGGACCAACGACTACTACGACGACATGGCCTGGCTGGCCATCGCTTTGGAGCGCGCCGAGCGAACCCAGGACATCGACGTACGCGGCGGGCTGATCGCGCTGGAGAAGGAGCTGTACGGGGCCTGGGATCCGGCGCGCGGCGGCGGCGTGCCATGGCGGGTCGATTCGGATTACTTCAACGCGCCCGCCAACGGTCCCGCCGCGATCGCGCTGCTGCGCCTGGGCCGTCACGTCCGTGCACAGGAGATGGCCGACTGGATCGATGCGACGCTGCTCGACAAGGAGAGCGGCCTGATCCTGGACGGCATCCACCTGCCCTCCGGCGAGATCGAGCGCCCGGCCTTCACCTACTGCCAGGGTGTGGTGCTGGGCCTGGAAGCCGAACTCGCGGTGCATACCGGCGAGGAGCGCCATAGCGAACGCGTGCACCGGCTACTGATCGCGGTCGAGGAGCAGATGACCACCGGTGGGGTGATCAACGGTGGCGGTGGCGGCGACGGCGGGCTGTTCAACGGGATCCTGGCCCGCTATCTCGCGGTGGTCGCGCTGATGCTGCCCGGCGAGGATCGCGAACAGGTGGCCGATCGACGCAACGCCGCGGCCATCGTGCGCGCCTCGGCCACCGCGGCCTGGGCGAACCGGCTCGAGGTCGAGGGTGAACCGCTGTTCGGCCACGATTGGAGCAAACCCACCCAGCTACCCGGCGGCCGATCCGGCGCCGGTCATTTCACCGCGGGCGGCTCGGTGACCTCCTCGCGGGTGCCCGAGCGCGATATGTCGGTCCAACTGTCGGGCTGGCTGCTGATGGAGGCGGCCTACCAGGTCAGCGCCGCCGGACTGTAG